Proteins encoded in a region of the Oryctolagus cuniculus chromosome 10, mOryCun1.1, whole genome shotgun sequence genome:
- the XIRP1 gene encoding xin actin-binding repeat-containing protein 1 isoform X2: MADAQTQLAPSPVIPTATAQDLPLPPPPAPEDLPLPPPKESFSKFHQQRQASELRRLYRHIHPELRKNLAEAVAEDLAEVLGSEEPTEGDVQCMRWIFENWRLDAIGEHEKPAAREPVQGGDVQATSRKFEEGSFANSTDREPAEPRPAGGDVRAARRLFETKPLGELGQAEALGAAVRQPAASGDVQGTRMLFETRPLDRLGSRPSTQEHSPLELRSEIQELKGDVKKTVKLFQTEPLCAIQDSEGAIHEVKAACREEIQSNAVRTARWLFETRPLDAINRDPSQVRVIRGISLEEGARPDVSATRWIFETQPLDAIREIEVDEKDFQPSPDLVPPGPDVQQQRHLFETRALDTLKGEEEPGAEAPPKEEVVPGDVRSTLWLFETKPLDTPRGKVQVGHLQRVGPQQGEGLLHEPPSQRAPLEDGVKGDVKTFKNLFETLPLDSIGQGEPSTLGNESRAETGQSQATGSPVYAMQDSRGHLHALTSVSREQVVGGDVRGYRWMFETQPLDRLGRSPSTVDVVRGITRQEVVAGDVGTARWLFETQPLEMIHQREHQERQEEEGQRQEGPRPEAPPKGDVQTIRWLFETCPMSELAEKQGLEVPDPTAQAEARSCTWMFKPQPLDKAEGSREQHLQVSQVQAGERHTDGHVFETEPLPASGRPCGRGPVRYCSRVEIPSGQVSRQKEVFQALEAGKGDEQTSRVPAEPIPAGSVHKFTWLFENCPMGSLAAESIRGGNLQEEQPASPSGNGMPERQETAAEGTLRALHATPGILHHGGILMESRGPGELCLAKYVLPGPGQGCPYIRKEELVAGELPRIVRQVLRRPDVDQQGLLVQEDPAGQLQLQPLRLPAPGSSGSTEDMDPKLQQLLACSLGTSMMRTGLVIQETEQGLVALTAYSLQPQLSSRAPERSSVQLLASCIDKGDLSGLHSLRWEPPADPSAVPASEGAQGPPPTESIIHVPPLDPGMGMGHLRGPGATPSPPQATAKTTPLAGKAAAPTSPKVTEEQRNRHTGHRGVAAVAEAEGATATPPGPGAPDLQAAMQSLRMATAEAQSLHQQVLNRHKQGSAPTATPMPVQDGLQAPASATGAPHSNTRPVAGGDPRIPAAPRKLL, from the coding sequence ATGGCCGACGCCCAGACccagctggctccctccccagtcaTCCCCACGGCGACGGCACaggacctgcccctccccccgcccccagccccggagGACCTGCCGCTGCCGCCTCCCAAGGAGTCCTTCTCCAAGTTCCACCAGCAGCGGCAGGCGAGCGAACTGCGCCGGCTCTACCGGCACATCCACCCCGAGCTCCGCAAGAACCTGGCCGAGGCCGTGGCTGAGGATCTGGCCGAAGTCCTCGGTTCCGAGGAGCCCACGGAGGGCGACGTCCAGTGCATGCGCTGGATCTTTGAGAACTGGCGGCTGGATGCCATCGGAGAGCATGAGAAGCCGGCTGCCAGGGAGCCCGTGCAGGGCGGCGACGTCCAGGCCACTTCCCGCAAGTTTGAAGAAGGCTCCTTCGCCAACAGCACGGACCGGGAGCCAGCCGAACCCCGGCCGGCCGGAGGGGACGTGCGCGCAGCCCGCCGGCTGTTTGAGACAAAGCCGCTgggtgagctgggccaggccgaggccctGGGGGCTGCCGTGAGGCAGCCTGCGGCCAGCGGGGACGTGCAGGGCACCAGGATGCTCTTTGAGACCCGGCCGCTGGACCGCCTGGGCTCCCGCCCCTCCACCCAGGAACACAGCCCCTTGGAGCTGCGCTCAGAGATCCAGGAGCTGAAGGGCGACGTGAAGAAGACGGTGAAGCTGTTCCAAACAGAGCCGCTGTGTGCCATCCAGGACTCCGAGGGCGCCATCCACGAGGTCAAGGCCGCGTGCCGGGAGGAGATCCAAAGCAACGCGGTGAGGACCGCCCGCTGGCTCTTTGAGACCAGGCCGCTGGATGCCATCAACCGGGACCCCAGCCAGGTGCGGGTGATCCGGGGGAtctccctggaggagggggccCGGCCCGACGTCAGTGCCACGCGCTGGATCTTTGAGACACAGCCTCTGGATGCCATCCGGGAGATCGAGGTAGATGAGAAGGACTTCCAGCCATCCCCGGACCTCGTCCCCCCTGGTCCAGATGTGCAGCAGCAGCGGCATCTGTTTGAGACCCGAGCGCTGGACACcctgaagggagaggaggagcctggagcaGAGGCCCCGCCCAAGGAAGAAGTGGTCCCTGGCGACGTCCGCTCCACCCTGTGGCTATTTGAGACGAAGCCCCTGGACACTCCCAGAGGCAAGGTGCAAGTGGGCCACCTGCAGCGGGTGGGGccccagcagggggaggggctcctgCATGAGCCCCCCTCTCAGAGAGCCCCCCTGGAGGACGGTGTGAAGGGGGACGTGAAGACCTTCAAGAACCTTTTTGAGACCCTTCCCTTGGATAGCATTGGGCAGGGCGAGCCTTCCACCCTTGGCAATGAGAGCAGAGCCGAAACTGGGCAGTCCCAGGCCACAGGGTCCCCAGTGTACGCCATGCAGGACAGCAGGGGCCACCTTCACGCCCTCACCTctgtcagcagggagcaggtAGTCGGGGGTGATGTGCGAGGCTACAGGTGGATGTTTGAGACGCAGCCGCTGGACCGACTCGGCCGCAGCCCCAGCACCGTTGACGTGGTGCGGGGTATCACCCGGCAGGAAGTGGTGGCCGGGGACGTCGGCACGGCTCGCTGGCTCTTTGAGACTCAGCCCTTGGAGATGATCCACCAGCGGGAGCACCAGGAGCGACaggaagaggaggggcagaggcaggaaggcCCCCGGCCCGAGGCTCCCCCGAAAGGTGACGTGCAGACCATCCGATGGTTGTTTGAGACATGCCCCATGAGCGAGCTGGCGGAGAAGCAAGGCTTGGAAGTCCCAGATCCCACGGCCCAGGCTGAGGCACGGTCCTGCACCTGGATGTTCAAGCCCCAGCCCCTGGACAAGGCAGAGGGCTCCAGGGAGCAGCATCTACAGGTCAGCCAGGTCCAGGCTGGGGAGAGGCACACGGACGGACACGTCTTCGAGACGGAGCCGCTGCCGGCCTCGGGCCGTCCTTGCGGAAGGGGGCCCGTGCGATACTGCAGCCGGGTGGAGATCCCTTCAGGGCAGGTGTCTCGGCAGAAGGAGGTTTTCCAAGCGCTGGAGGCAGGCAAGGGTGACGAGCAAACATCCCGGGTCCCTGCTGAGCCCATCCCCGCAGGTTCAGTGCACAAGTTCACCTGGCTCTTTGAGAACTGCCCCATGGGCTCCCTGGCAGCTGAGAGCATCCGAGGGGGCAACCTGCAGGAAGAGCAGCCCGCGAGTCCCTCGGGCAACGGGATGCCCGAGAGGCAGGAGACTGCAGCCGAGGGGACCCTGCGGGCTCTGCACGCCACGCCCGGCATCCTGCACCATGGAGGGATCCTCATGGAGTCTCGAGGCCCAGGTGAGCTCTGCCTCGCCAAGTACGtgctcccaggcccagggcagggctgcccctACATCCGGAAGGAGGAGCTGGTGGCTGGTGAGCTTCCCAGGATTGTCCGCCAAGTGCTACGCCGGCCAGACGTGGACCAGCAGGGGCTGCTGGTGCAGGAGGACCCAGCTgggcagctgcagctccagccactgaggttGCCAGCTCCGGGCAGCAGTGGGAGTACTGAAGACATGGACCCCAAGCTCCAGCAGCTGCTGGCTTGCAGCCTTGGCACCTCCATGATGAGGACGGGACTGGTGATACAGGAGACAGAGCAGGGCCTGGTGGCACTCACCGCCTATTCCCTCCAGCCCCAGCTAAGCAGCAGGGCCCCCGAGAGGAGCAGTGTGCAGCTGCTGGCCAGCTGCATAGACAAAGGAGACCTCAGTGGCCTGCACAGTCTGCGGTGGGAGCCACCAGCGGACCCAAGTGCGGTGCCCGCCAGCGAGGGGGCCCAGGGGCCGCCCCCAACAGAGAGCATCATCCACGTTCCCCCACTGGACCCTGGCATGGGGATGGGGCATCTGAGAGGCCCGGgggccacccccagcccacctcAGGCCACTGCGAAGACCACCCCTCTGGCTGGGAAGGCTGCAGCCCCAACTTCACCGAAGGTCACAGAagagcagagaaacagacacactgGGCACAGGGGGGTGGCAGCcgtggcagaggcagaaggagccaCGGCCACTCCTCCAGGCCCTGGGGCCCCAGACCTCCAGGCCGCCATGCAGAGCCTGCGGATGGCAACAGCCGAGGCCCAAAGCCTGCACCAGCAAGTCCTGAACAGGCACAAGCAG